A DNA window from Prevotella intermedia ATCC 25611 = DSM 20706 contains the following coding sequences:
- a CDS encoding metallophosphatase domain-containing protein, producing the protein MTILQISDTHNRHRLLTYLPTADVLVHCGDFTDMGTEGEALNFLNWLIEQPYRHKIFVTGNHDLCLWEAENIEDLPNNIHFLQDRGCEIEGVRFFGLAYNHQESIIPHGVDVLITHEPPAMILDKSNGIHWGNLSLRNKVLEVKPKLYLFGHAHDAYGTKQQGMTTFSNGAVLNDHYQLCNAPLLHKV; encoded by the coding sequence ATGACAATACTTCAAATCTCAGATACCCACAATCGACATCGGCTGCTGACCTATTTACCAACAGCTGATGTTTTGGTGCATTGTGGCGACTTTACTGATATGGGTACAGAAGGGGAGGCACTCAACTTCCTGAACTGGTTAATCGAACAACCCTACCGTCATAAGATTTTTGTCACAGGCAATCACGATCTATGTTTATGGGAAGCTGAAAACATAGAAGACTTGCCCAATAATATTCATTTCTTGCAAGACAGAGGCTGTGAAATCGAGGGTGTAAGATTCTTTGGTTTGGCATACAATCATCAAGAGAGCATCATACCGCATGGTGTAGACGTACTTATTACACACGAACCACCTGCGATGATACTGGACAAATCCAACGGAATACATTGGGGAAATCTATCTTTGAGAAATAAGGTGTTGGAAGTAAAACCCAAATTATATCTTTTTGGCCACGCCCATGACGCATACGGCACAAAGCAACAAGGAATGACTACCTTTTCAAATGGTGCCGTCCTTAACGACCATTATCAGTTGTGTAACGCTCCTTTGTTGCATAAGGTTTAA
- a CDS encoding site-specific integrase yields MRTNFKVSFYLRSNYENKEGKSPVMLRVFLNGEMANFGSTKIFVDKSLWNNTTSRLKGRTAEALSANAALDSISTMLNNIYHKFEDDESLSLDKIRSFFVGKDREYTTFLPIFDKFNEDVRQRVGHTISKDSLQKYSVLRRHFAEFLIYKYGKKDIGLAEFTPSVVQDFELYLSTAAGCAYNTSVKKLKALKTVTIYAQKRGYLLHDPFLNHRFHLEPVNRGFLTDEEIMKIANKDFGIQRLELVRDVFIFSCFTGLAYIDVSNLTPDNIVTLDDKQWIMTKRQKTSVETNVLLLDIPKSIIAKYSHKTYRNGKLFPILTNQKTNAYLKEIADLCGVKKNLTFHLARHTFATMSLSKGVPMESVSKMLGHTNIKTTQIYARITNKKIEHDMEQLAGKLDKFNVAMGINSK; encoded by the coding sequence ATGAGAACAAATTTCAAGGTGTCCTTCTACCTACGCTCAAACTATGAGAACAAAGAAGGAAAGTCGCCTGTAATGCTCCGAGTATTCCTTAACGGAGAGATGGCTAATTTCGGATCTACGAAAATATTCGTGGACAAGTCGCTGTGGAATAACACTACCAGCAGGCTCAAAGGTCGGACGGCAGAAGCCTTATCCGCTAATGCCGCATTGGACTCCATTTCCACAATGCTGAATAACATTTACCACAAATTCGAGGATGATGAATCCTTGTCATTGGATAAAATCCGCTCATTCTTTGTCGGGAAAGACAGGGAGTACACGACCTTTCTCCCTATATTCGACAAGTTCAACGAAGATGTCAGACAGCGTGTCGGACATACCATCAGCAAGGATAGCCTGCAAAAGTACAGCGTTTTAAGAAGGCATTTCGCAGAATTCCTTATCTATAAGTATGGGAAGAAAGATATTGGACTGGCAGAGTTCACGCCATCCGTAGTACAGGATTTTGAGTTATATCTGAGTACGGCGGCTGGGTGTGCCTATAACACATCAGTCAAGAAATTGAAGGCACTGAAAACCGTGACCATCTATGCGCAAAAGCGTGGCTATCTTCTTCACGACCCATTCCTCAATCATCGTTTCCACTTGGAGCCGGTAAACCGTGGTTTCCTCACGGACGAAGAAATCATGAAGATAGCCAACAAGGATTTCGGCATCCAGCGTTTGGAACTGGTAAGGGACGTTTTCATCTTCTCTTGCTTTACAGGTCTGGCATACATTGACGTGTCCAATCTCACACCGGACAATATCGTAACACTTGATGATAAGCAGTGGATTATGACCAAGAGACAGAAAACAAGTGTGGAGACAAATGTTTTATTGCTTGACATTCCCAAGAGTATCATCGCCAAGTACAGTCATAAGACCTATCGGAACGGCAAACTATTTCCCATCCTAACGAATCAGAAAACCAACGCATATTTAAAAGAAATTGCCGACCTTTGCGGTGTCAAGAAGAATCTGACCTTCCATCTTGCCCGGCATACATTTGCGACCATGTCGCTCAGCAAGGGCGTTCCTATGGAAAGTGTGTCGAAGATGTTGGGACATACCAACATTAAAACGACACAAATTTATGCCCGTATAACCAATAAGAAGATAGAACACGATATGGAACAGTTGGCGGGCAAGTTAGATAAGTTCAATGTTGCTATGGGCATCAACTCAAAATAA
- a CDS encoding site-specific integrase has product MNIKRNIIFTLESRKKNGVLITENVPIRMRVNFASKRIEFTTGYRIDSAKWDTDKQRVKNGCSNKLKQSASEINASLLEYYTEIQSIFKRFEVEDVMPTPEQIKEAFNALHKPVSEEPKPKKEALPCDFFQVFDDFVEDCGRQNNWTDSTFEKFAAVKNHLTNFHEGLTFEFFDERGLNDYVGYLRDVKEMRNTTIGKQLSFLKWFLRWAFKKGLHQNNAYDSYKPKLKSTQKKIIFLTWDELNRLREFEIPANKQALERVRDVFLFQCFTGLRYSDVFNLRRSDIKGDHIKVTTVKTSDSLIIELNNHSKAILDKYKDVAFEDDKVLPVITNQKMNDYLKELAEIAGIDEPIRQTYYKGNERIDEVTPKYALLGTHAGRRTFICNALALGIPPQVVMKWTGHSDYKAMKPYIDIADDIKANAMSKFNQL; this is encoded by the coding sequence ATGAATATCAAACGGAACATCATCTTCACGTTGGAGAGCAGGAAGAAGAACGGAGTTCTTATCACAGAGAACGTACCTATTCGTATGCGCGTTAATTTTGCGTCCAAGCGGATTGAGTTCACCACTGGCTATCGCATTGATTCAGCCAAGTGGGATACAGATAAGCAGCGTGTGAAGAATGGTTGTAGCAACAAACTGAAACAATCGGCTTCTGAAATCAATGCTTCGCTCTTGGAGTATTACACGGAAATACAGTCAATCTTTAAGAGGTTTGAGGTAGAGGACGTAATGCCAACGCCCGAACAGATAAAGGAGGCTTTCAATGCTTTGCACAAACCTGTGAGCGAAGAACCTAAGCCAAAGAAAGAAGCGTTACCTTGTGATTTCTTTCAGGTGTTTGATGATTTTGTCGAGGATTGTGGACGTCAGAACAATTGGACGGACTCCACGTTTGAGAAATTTGCAGCCGTGAAAAATCATTTGACCAACTTTCATGAAGGACTTACCTTTGAGTTCTTTGATGAGCGAGGCTTGAATGACTATGTGGGTTATCTGCGTGATGTAAAGGAGATGCGCAATACAACCATTGGCAAGCAACTGAGTTTCTTGAAATGGTTTTTGCGCTGGGCTTTCAAGAAAGGTTTGCATCAGAACAACGCCTACGACAGCTACAAGCCAAAACTCAAGAGTACCCAAAAGAAAATCATCTTTCTCACTTGGGATGAACTCAACCGTCTCCGAGAGTTCGAAATACCTGCCAACAAGCAGGCTCTCGAACGTGTACGTGATGTTTTCCTCTTCCAATGCTTCACAGGTTTGCGCTATTCGGATGTATTCAATCTCCGCAGAAGTGATATTAAAGGCGACCATATTAAGGTTACAACGGTCAAGACTTCCGATAGTTTGATTATCGAATTGAACAATCACAGCAAAGCAATCCTTGATAAATACAAAGATGTGGCATTTGAAGATGACAAGGTGCTGCCTGTTATTACCAATCAGAAAATGAATGACTACCTCAAAGAATTGGCAGAAATCGCTGGAATTGATGAGCCTATTCGCCAAACGTATTACAAAGGTAATGAGCGTATTGACGAAGTTACACCTAAATATGCTTTGCTTGGCACGCACGCTGGTCGCAGAACGTTCATCTGTAACGCTCTCGCTTTGGGCATTCCTCCGCAGGTAGTTATGAAATGGACTGGGCATAGCGATTACAAGGCTATGAAACCTTACATTGATATTGCAGACGATATCAAGGCGAATGCTATGAGTAAATTCAATCAATTATAA
- a CDS encoding PD-(D/E)XK nuclease family protein yields MSNNIKELLSQLLPLHHAEQERLKKEKKEGKSFNVFSALDICSDEVRLHSRLLATLLNPKANHGLENEFLKSFLIALGLPEDYITYCKEQIVERPIGEVTEATGGRIDIILEDRGHAVIIENKIYASDQPNQLLRYYNYGLKTFGENNFKLVYLTLYGNEPSPDSLGGEDFEFIKLSYAQDVLKLLKKLMKSKPQKPVHRTIKDYITIIKQLTHQDMDTKYQQSIIKKVIQSNNIDVTSELLLLREQIGDKLRKDCIIKPLKDLGFNERQDDNGALWKSLNSKRNHFIVIKTDEACWKEAWIAVASEDKTIVQQSKLDCFTHEPTQNYPYGWSWISDNEGNNWHDIAQYPAIGKEEVLKWIKNKISEIETCFKI; encoded by the coding sequence ATGTCCAATAACATCAAGGAATTACTATCTCAGTTATTACCATTACATCATGCTGAACAAGAGAGGCTAAAGAAAGAAAAGAAGGAAGGAAAAAGCTTTAATGTGTTTTCTGCGTTGGATATATGCTCTGACGAAGTACGCTTGCATTCACGTTTACTTGCAACATTACTCAATCCAAAGGCAAACCATGGCTTGGAAAATGAATTTCTCAAATCGTTCCTTATAGCTTTGGGATTGCCAGAGGATTATATTACATATTGTAAAGAGCAGATAGTTGAACGCCCCATAGGAGAAGTAACAGAAGCTACTGGCGGCCGTATAGATATTATTCTTGAAGATAGGGGACATGCCGTTATCATTGAAAATAAGATTTATGCAAGTGACCAGCCTAATCAACTGCTTCGATATTATAACTATGGGTTAAAAACGTTTGGAGAAAATAATTTCAAATTAGTTTATCTTACTTTATATGGTAATGAACCTTCTCCAGACTCATTAGGAGGAGAAGATTTTGAATTTATCAAACTTTCCTATGCACAGGATGTTCTAAAGCTGTTAAAAAAGTTAATGAAGAGTAAACCCCAAAAGCCTGTTCACCGCACCATCAAAGATTATATCACGATTATCAAACAACTTACTCACCAAGATATGGATACAAAATATCAACAAAGTATTATTAAGAAAGTCATTCAATCTAACAATATTGATGTTACTTCCGAATTGCTACTGTTAAGGGAACAAATTGGAGACAAATTAAGGAAAGACTGTATAATTAAGCCCCTAAAAGACCTTGGCTTTAACGAACGTCAAGATGACAATGGAGCTTTATGGAAAAGTTTGAATAGCAAAAGAAATCATTTTATCGTTATTAAAACAGACGAAGCCTGTTGGAAAGAAGCGTGGATTGCGGTTGCTTCGGAGGATAAGACAATCGTGCAGCAATCTAAATTAGATTGCTTTACACATGAACCAACCCAAAATTATCCTTATGGTTGGAGTTGGATTTCTGATAACGAAGGTAACAACTGGCATGATATAGCTCAATATCCCGCAATTGGAAAAGAAGAAGTGCTAAAGTGGATAAAGAATAAGATTAGTGAAATAGAAACTTGTTTCAAAATCTAA
- a CDS encoding DUF1896 domain-containing protein translates to MTTTKKELSYFRLKLEAYLGEHYPERVNENTFVTARADEALTAYCDAVAQGFSHPEAEVMASEVLYQGLHFSKYDTLVSVLEGEFEKELPSPLPERLAPMLLKNKAVQSVFNKYELTDDFGASPEYDKLYTELTGTIVLIIEVNGLPTVDSENMT, encoded by the coding sequence ATGACAACAACAAAGAAAGAGCTTTCTTACTTCCGTTTGAAGTTGGAAGCGTATCTCGGAGAGCATTATCCAGAGAGAGTGAATGAAAATACGTTTGTAACTGCTCGCGCAGACGAAGCATTGACAGCTTACTGCGATGCTGTAGCACAAGGTTTTTCTCACCCGGAGGCGGAGGTAATGGCAAGCGAAGTTCTGTATCAAGGACTGCATTTCTCCAAGTACGACACGCTTGTGTCTGTCTTAGAGGGTGAGTTCGAGAAAGAACTTCCTTCTCCTCTTCCTGAAAGACTAGCACCAATGCTTCTGAAGAATAAGGCTGTGCAAAGCGTTTTCAACAAGTATGAACTGACAGACGACTTTGGGGCGAGTCCTGAGTACGATAAACTCTACACCGAACTGACAGGAACAATCGTTCTGATCATCGAGGTTAATGGTCTGCCAACTGTCGATAGTGAGAACATGACTTGA
- a CDS encoding tyrosine-type recombinase/integrase: MNNESTGFTSPLGPLMNEYLSVKRHQNVSIRSILTVFYELDKMPSVRRMQNVAITQGIYLKWLKNVGICSERTRYAKILVLRQFLQFMCHMGYASYIPSLPKRPKTSYIPHVYSEQEVKSLFNAIDNTLLQCHHNTTCLIGLPVIFRFLYYCGARVGEVLAIKNSDVNMSEGFITLTETKNRKHRLIPLNEQMKEVLCTYMHYRDKMPLASTAEPDSYLFVNHRGEKISHTAVYTRFRKMLKACGITHIGHGEGARIHDLRHTFAVHSVYHMVKSGMDIYTAWPIISTLLGHHDIYSTEHYVRLALEIYPDLYQADGAKLATIFPDI, translated from the coding sequence ATGAATAATGAATCTACTGGCTTTACAAGTCCTCTCGGTCCATTGATGAATGAATATCTTAGTGTAAAAAGACATCAGAATGTTAGTATCAGAAGTATCCTGACTGTATTTTACGAACTGGACAAAATGCCATCGGTACGGCGTATGCAGAATGTAGCAATCACTCAAGGCATCTATCTAAAATGGCTTAAAAACGTTGGTATATGCAGTGAGCGCACAAGATATGCCAAAATACTTGTTCTCAGACAATTTTTGCAGTTTATGTGCCATATGGGATATGCCTCGTACATACCATCATTGCCCAAACGACCAAAAACATCCTATATTCCTCACGTCTACTCAGAGCAAGAGGTGAAAAGTCTGTTCAATGCCATTGATAACACTCTTTTGCAATGCCACCACAATACCACGTGTCTGATAGGCTTGCCTGTCATTTTCAGATTCCTGTATTATTGTGGCGCACGTGTAGGAGAAGTTTTGGCAATTAAAAATTCCGATGTTAACATGTCGGAAGGATTTATTACTCTGACGGAAACCAAGAATCGCAAGCACCGTCTGATCCCACTCAATGAGCAAATGAAAGAGGTTCTATGTACATATATGCATTACAGGGATAAAATGCCGTTGGCTTCCACTGCAGAACCTGATTCTTACTTGTTTGTCAATCATCGGGGGGAGAAAATATCACATACAGCAGTCTATACGCGCTTCAGGAAAATGTTGAAAGCCTGTGGCATCACGCATATCGGGCATGGGGAGGGGGCACGTATACATGACTTGCGGCACACATTTGCAGTCCACTCAGTATATCACATGGTAAAATCCGGTATGGACATCTATACAGCCTGGCCTATCATATCCACCCTCCTCGGTCACCATGACATCTATTCAACAGAACATTATGTCCGTCTGGCATTGGAGATTTATCCAGATCTCTATCAAGCTGATGGAGCCAAGTTAGCTACAATATTTCCAGATATATAA
- a CDS encoding site-specific integrase — METKSLTILINECVMLMRGVGYSEKSILRFKQIWESKLNHFMSVKGFEHYSTSIGEAFLATLPEEKVLMSSHLRRSITILDCVLLSGSISRYIPQKQKFDFSGEIGSVFLQLIDYKRAMRVSQSTLYVYTRVLGRLLTFLHLKSIDTLEDVSDKLLLEFVDSSQINPGHRFQVVKELCKFLVGQGHKPPYFGMLVKGFKFPMREKLPSVYSTEEITAIGSAINRKEQGGKRLYAAFLLGAILGLRRSDIINLTFSNIDWEHNTISLFQEKTKKRVELPLTKEVGNALIDYLKNERKNDCADKHVFLTLKPPFQKMSVNTLYVGIQTAIWASGVNVERRHHGMHAMRHSLATRLLKDGQPLPMIANVLGHSSSNSTKSYLRVDMDGLKKCLLPIPPVPLTFYEQKGGIFYE; from the coding sequence ATGGAAACAAAATCATTAACAATTCTCATCAATGAGTGCGTAATGCTCATGAGGGGTGTAGGTTACTCTGAAAAATCAATTTTGAGATTCAAGCAAATCTGGGAATCTAAGTTGAATCACTTTATGTCTGTAAAAGGGTTTGAACATTACAGTACTTCAATCGGAGAGGCATTTCTTGCTACCTTGCCGGAGGAAAAGGTGTTGATGTCATCTCATCTGCGGCGCAGCATCACCATTCTAGACTGCGTCCTTCTGTCTGGCAGTATTAGTCGGTATATTCCTCAAAAACAAAAATTTGATTTCAGTGGTGAAATTGGTTCTGTTTTCTTGCAATTAATAGACTACAAGAGAGCCATGCGAGTTTCCCAAAGTACCCTTTACGTTTACACCAGGGTGCTTGGTCGCCTTTTGACATTCTTGCATCTTAAATCCATTGACACGTTAGAGGATGTGAGCGATAAACTCTTGTTGGAGTTCGTTGATTCCAGTCAAATCAATCCAGGTCATCGCTTTCAAGTGGTAAAAGAGTTGTGCAAATTCCTTGTTGGACAAGGGCATAAGCCACCATACTTTGGGATGCTGGTCAAAGGTTTCAAATTCCCAATGAGAGAGAAACTTCCCTCTGTGTATTCCACAGAGGAGATAACCGCCATAGGCAGTGCTATCAATCGTAAAGAACAGGGTGGGAAGCGCCTTTATGCTGCATTTCTGTTGGGAGCAATATTAGGACTCAGGCGGTCGGATATCATCAATCTTACATTCAGCAATATTGATTGGGAGCATAATACTATTTCTCTTTTTCAAGAAAAGACAAAGAAACGGGTTGAACTTCCTCTTACTAAGGAAGTTGGAAATGCGCTCATAGATTATCTTAAGAACGAACGGAAGAACGACTGTGCTGACAAACATGTATTTTTGACTTTGAAACCACCTTTTCAAAAGATGTCGGTGAATACACTTTATGTCGGGATTCAAACTGCGATATGGGCTTCTGGGGTTAATGTTGAACGTCGGCATCATGGCATGCATGCCATGCGACATTCTCTTGCAACACGCCTTCTGAAAGATGGACAACCACTGCCAATGATAGCAAACGTGCTCGGTCACTCCTCTTCCAATTCAACCAAGTCATACTTGAGAGTGGACATGGACGGACTTAAAAAATGCTTGCTTCCCATACCTCCCGTCCCTTTGACGTTTTATGAACAGAAAGGAGGAATATTCTATGAATAA
- a CDS encoding tyrosine-type recombinase/integrase, with product MKQKDNITDMAMLLKDFFETYLLKERGVSNHTIRSYSATFQSLYAFFKDNKGIRANKLFVKDLSRRSINDYLNWLEMEKGNKVSTRNSRLASVKAFCHYAQYKDFKNLARWQDILSIKSKKADMPYMSFLTQEGMKTLLSEVPTDTIQGRRHLAILAFLYDTGARANELISFSAHNLNLTKPYHVILPGKGRKKRIVPIHEKLVLILKAYMKDANIELNNISKQPLFVNAYGRKLTSAGLTHIIMMYADKVRENFPALMPKRLSPHSFRHSKATHLLQAGMNIIYVRDFLGHSSVKTTETYVRMDSEQKRKALEAAAADIVPQSQTIEVWNDDEKLLNWLKGLGK from the coding sequence ATGAAACAGAAAGATAACATCACAGATATGGCTATGCTACTCAAGGATTTCTTTGAAACATATTTACTTAAAGAGAGAGGAGTAAGCAACCACACGATACGCAGTTACAGCGCAACCTTTCAAAGCCTTTACGCTTTCTTTAAAGACAATAAAGGCATCCGAGCCAATAAGCTATTCGTCAAGGATTTGTCTCGGAGGAGTATCAATGACTATCTTAATTGGTTAGAGATGGAAAAAGGTAATAAGGTTTCGACCCGTAACTCACGACTTGCATCCGTTAAGGCATTTTGCCATTACGCACAGTACAAGGATTTTAAAAATCTCGCAAGATGGCAGGATATTTTGTCAATCAAATCAAAGAAAGCTGATATGCCTTATATGTCTTTCCTTACTCAGGAAGGAATGAAGACGCTACTGTCAGAGGTGCCAACCGATACAATACAAGGTAGACGGCATCTTGCCATTTTGGCCTTCTTGTATGATACCGGCGCTCGGGCCAATGAACTTATCTCGTTCTCTGCACACAATCTTAATCTGACGAAACCCTATCATGTCATTTTGCCGGGCAAAGGACGTAAAAAACGGATTGTTCCCATACACGAGAAACTTGTATTGATTCTCAAGGCTTATATGAAAGATGCCAATATTGAACTAAATAATATTAGTAAGCAACCTCTGTTCGTCAATGCCTATGGTAGAAAGTTGACATCTGCCGGCTTAACTCACATCATCATGATGTATGCCGATAAAGTCAGAGAGAATTTTCCTGCACTAATGCCGAAGAGATTGTCACCTCATTCATTTCGGCACTCAAAAGCAACCCATTTACTACAGGCTGGAATGAATATTATATACGTCAGAGATTTTCTCGGCCATTCTTCTGTCAAGACAACCGAAACCTATGTCAGAATGGACAGTGAACAGAAACGTAAAGCACTTGAAGCTGCGGCTGCCGACATTGTACCTCAATCACAAACTATCGAGGTGTGGAATGACGATGAGAAACTTTTGAATTGGCTCAAAGGGTTGGGTAAATAA
- a CDS encoding YhcG family protein, protein MSKDKIQKADKQDLSLVVRAIGTDLEHTQVRMITSANADMLFHYWKVGHFILYLQKKKGWGSKVIDNLSKAIHSKYPDKKGYSRRNIFYMCQFASAYPLEVLKEMDRIDSLLTTPTIENILSLTNELNQIVQQPVALIQSTGNQSNTITQQPVAQLEEITETLSTIYHCDISQIEEIFKHSAIVRTNWASHVILLNSKLPLGECYWYIMQAVANGWSRNVLQMQIETNLFARQITTTKVSNFSVRLPKPQSDLANYLMKDPYIFDIMGQTDKMAERDIERQLVSHITKYLLEMGSGFAFVAQQKHFEVGDSDFYADLILYNIQLHAYVVIELKATPFKPEYMGQLNFYINVVDDTLRGEHDNKTIGLLLCNGGDKVVAQYALSGYDQPIGVSDYQLSKAIPDNLKSALPTVEEVEEELSKIVEQEYN, encoded by the coding sequence ATGAGCAAAGATAAAATACAGAAAGCCGATAAGCAAGATTTATCTCTCGTTGTACGAGCTATTGGTACTGACCTCGAGCATACACAAGTGCGCATGATTACTTCGGCTAATGCCGATATGCTCTTCCATTATTGGAAGGTGGGGCATTTTATTCTCTACCTCCAAAAGAAAAAAGGTTGGGGAAGCAAAGTCATAGATAATCTTTCCAAGGCGATACATTCTAAATACCCTGATAAGAAAGGTTATTCTCGTAGAAATATCTTCTATATGTGCCAGTTTGCCAGTGCTTATCCGTTGGAAGTGCTGAAAGAAATGGATAGGATAGATAGCTTGCTCACGACTCCTACAATAGAAAATATTTTGAGCTTGACTAATGAACTCAATCAAATAGTGCAACAACCTGTTGCACTAATTCAATCCACAGGTAATCAATCGAACACAATTACGCAACAGCCTGTTGCACAATTAGAAGAAATTACTGAAACATTGTCAACAATCTATCACTGCGACATCAGTCAGATAGAGGAAATATTCAAGCATTCCGCCATTGTTCGCACTAACTGGGCGAGCCATGTTATTCTGCTTAATAGTAAACTCCCTTTGGGCGAGTGCTATTGGTACATTATGCAAGCAGTTGCTAATGGGTGGAGTCGCAATGTTCTGCAAATGCAGATAGAAACCAATCTTTTTGCTCGGCAGATTACGACAACGAAAGTGAGCAACTTCTCTGTGCGATTACCCAAACCGCAAAGCGACCTTGCCAATTATCTGATGAAAGACCCATATATCTTTGATATTATGGGACAGACAGATAAAATGGCAGAACGAGACATTGAACGGCAATTGGTTTCGCATATCACCAAATATCTTCTGGAAATGGGTAGTGGTTTTGCTTTTGTCGCACAGCAGAAGCATTTTGAAGTGGGTGATTCTGATTTTTATGCCGACCTTATTCTCTATAACATCCAGCTGCATGCATACGTTGTTATCGAACTCAAAGCCACACCTTTCAAGCCTGAATATATGGGACAACTTAACTTCTACATCAATGTAGTGGACGATACTCTCCGTGGCGAGCATGACAATAAGACCATCGGCTTGCTTCTCTGCAATGGTGGCGATAAGGTGGTAGCGCAATATGCCCTCTCAGGTTACGACCAACCAATTGGTGTGAGTGATTACCAACTATCAAAGGCTATCCCTGATAATCTAAAATCTGCTTTGCCTACGGTGGAGGAGGTTGAGGAAGAGTTAAGTAAGATTGTGGAGCAAGAATACAACTAA
- a CDS encoding relaxase/mobilization nuclease domain-containing protein, whose amino-acid sequence MIAKIIKGTNFSGVVSYMLSKREGQVKVLQANGVRSSLPNDIAHDFNLQASMRPNVHKPVCHTILSFSAHDSERLTDATMVKIANEYLHEMGYGDTQNLIVRHSDRQHPHLHICINRIGNNGKTISDHNEKYRSTKICRELTERYGLTIGEGKQEVNRSRLRGEDKLQYEIFDTIKAVLPQSQTWKDFVAELEQQGITTRFKTKGNTNVVQGVIFQKDGCCFCGSEIDRSCSFLRLNAEIERNSHKQEQINLQNEPMAHPVDESNFITDLSEAISEVFSMPTPSNGVDVDELRFQKKLRNRANRKRRI is encoded by the coding sequence ATGATAGCCAAGATTATTAAAGGAACAAACTTCAGCGGAGTTGTCAGTTATATGCTTAGCAAGCGTGAAGGTCAAGTCAAGGTTTTACAAGCTAATGGCGTGCGCAGTTCTTTACCAAATGACATTGCACACGACTTCAACTTGCAAGCCTCTATGCGTCCGAATGTACATAAACCTGTTTGTCATACCATACTCTCATTCTCGGCACATGATTCAGAACGACTGACAGATGCAACAATGGTGAAGATTGCCAACGAATATCTTCATGAAATGGGCTATGGCGACACACAGAACCTTATTGTAAGGCACAGTGACCGCCAGCATCCGCACTTGCACATTTGCATCAATCGCATCGGTAACAATGGTAAGACCATCAGCGACCACAACGAAAAGTATCGTTCAACGAAGATTTGTAGAGAACTGACTGAGCGTTATGGTCTAACCATTGGCGAAGGAAAGCAAGAGGTAAACCGATCACGATTGAGAGGTGAAGATAAATTGCAGTATGAGATATTCGATACTATCAAGGCTGTATTACCTCAATCTCAGACTTGGAAAGATTTTGTTGCAGAATTAGAGCAACAAGGTATTACCACTCGTTTTAAAACAAAAGGTAATACCAATGTTGTTCAGGGTGTCATCTTTCAGAAAGACGGTTGTTGCTTCTGTGGTTCAGAGATAGACCGTTCCTGCTCTTTCTTGCGCCTCAATGCAGAGATAGAACGAAATTCTCACAAACAAGAGCAAATTAATCTACAAAATGAGCCTATGGCACATCCTGTAGATGAAAGCAATTTTATTACCGACCTATCTGAAGCAATTAGTGAAGTGTTTTCTATGCCAACACCAAGTAATGGCGTAGATGTTGATGAACTTCGATTTCAAAAGAAACTTCGCAATAGAGCTAATCGCAAACGTAGAATTTAA
- a CDS encoding plasmid mobilization protein, whose translation MEQKNKGGRPTKTLSEKRKYQVLLRLNTMEYYTLLGKAREASIPRTEFLRLLITNAEVKSRIKAEEMQLIRTVSGMANNLNQIAHRLNAFGISALNEELNALKQLIHELMRRLKP comes from the coding sequence ATGGAACAGAAGAATAAAGGTGGGCGACCCACCAAGACATTATCAGAGAAACGGAAATATCAAGTGCTTCTTCGGCTTAATACAATGGAGTACTACACCTTATTGGGAAAAGCACGTGAAGCCTCAATTCCTCGAACAGAGTTTTTACGGCTGCTCATTACAAATGCAGAAGTAAAGAGCCGAATCAAGGCAGAGGAAATGCAACTCATCCGTACAGTTTCTGGCATGGCTAACAATCTTAACCAAATTGCCCATCGACTCAATGCTTTCGGCATCTCTGCACTCAATGAAGAATTGAATGCACTGAAACAACTTATTCATGAACTTATGAGACGATTGAAGCCATGA